GTCCATGCGGACGCGGTCGCAGAGCATCTCCTTCTGGTGGTAGAGGTAACCGTAGGTGCAGAAGTAGTTGGCGAAGTCCACTTCCTTGTCCACCGGGCGCCCGCCggaggagccggcggcggcggcggtgccgttCGGGAGGGACGCCATGGGTGGAGGCGGGAGTGGGGGCAGCCGACAGGGGGTTTTCGCGTGTTTTGGGAGGAAAGGCGCCTGTTTGCTAGGGTTTATGGAGTCGTGTATTTTAAAGGGTGGTTTGGATGAATGTTAGCCCTCGGATCTTGTCTGATTGTCGTGCTCAGGTTGATCGTTGCTAAATTTTGAAGCTCACACTGGCCTGTTGAAATTCAGCCTATTTCAGATGAACTTTAAGTTTTGGTCAATTCATATGGTTGTTTCCATTCACATATCTAGAGTGTTACAAAGTAGAGTTACCTATTAAGATTCTTTTTTCTTTTACTAGGTAATAAACTAGCTTTGATGATGTCATAATATTTCGGCACTTAATCCCAACCCttacaaaaagaaaaaaagagagaaatatTTTCATTTTTTATAtgggaaaagatatctaaaaCTTCCACTAAAAGTTTAAAACTCAACACCTTATAAACTTTGGGTAGGTGTATAAGATTCCACTCAAAAAGTAATACGAATTACTTACATGAAACGTGAAAAGAAGTTAGCATGCCTCTTTTGCCTTGTGGGCTAACCTTGTTTGTCAATCTTTTTTATGCACTTTAATTTTGCTTAAATATTTATGTCTTATTTGAATCCTATCAACATCGGCAATGAATAGTTGCTATCAGTGAAAGTAGTCGATATTGCGtgatactccctccatttcaaattGTAGGTCATTTTGACAAATTTAGATATATAGATTTTgatatgcatctagatatacgccatgtctatatatatataataaaaattatatatctagatttgtcAAAATAAACTACAATTCAGAACAGATGAAGTAGCAATTTTGGTATTGTACCTAGTAAACAACAGTTTCTTTCAAATCCTATGGTATTATTTCAAAATGGATGCATATATTAATCAAATAATTTAATGTCTATACAATCATCATAATTGGTGGATTCTCTTTCTTTGGCAAAACCATATGCCGTCCTACATTGGTATTTTGAATTAAGCGCAAAAGTACAAAACCTCATCATTGACATCGGTGCACTTGCTTGTAGACTTTTTTTTTGTCAAAATTAATAATTCTGAGATTTAACAACCTGTACGTAGTGCAAATTGAGCGCCAATAATGGCTGTTTTGGTCTTTTGTAGTAGTTCAAAATAGCTATTCATTTTTTTAATGGCAACACCCATTTCTTAGGAATTTTCTATAACCTTTGTTTCGATTTGCAACATTTTACACCCAAGTGGGGCCCGTATACCGGCGGTCTATAGgccgaaagaaaaaaaaaacaagttgGCCGGACCCTTTCTAGGCAGCCTCTCCATCTTCTCTACGGTCCTTGTGCCGCCGCTATGTGGAAGCGCGCCACCTCCCTCCTCCTGCGCCGCCAGCGCTCCGCCCTGGCCCCCCGATCTCCGGCggtctccgccgccgctgcgcctGGCCTCTGCCGGACGCCGGCGCCCCTCTTCTTCTCCACTCTTGGTAACGACCGTTCCCGTTCCTCAAAAGCTTCAGGCGGTAGCCCCGATTTGATGGGAAGGCCCGTTCTTCTTCAGATGCGGCTGGTATGAGGACGAGGGTGGAAGACGTGATGCCGATCGCCACGGGGCTCGAGCGCGAGGAGATCGAGGCCGAGCTCCAGGTCTCGCCGCATGGCCGCTCTGCCTGTTGCCGCCGCTTCATTTCTTATAACAGGTTATTTGTTGGTAAAAAAATAAATTTTGTTGGTTTGGTTTGTTTTTTTCTGTACAGGGGAAGAAGAGATTCGACATGGACGCGCCCGTCGGTCCCTTTGGCACCAAGGTAAGCGCTTTCTGTCTGCATTTCCTTTGGCGCGTGAGCAGTTGGGACTGCTGAATCGGTTGCTTAGGATGGGATTGTGACTTGTGAGCGTGTTGAGCGTGTGCTGAAATGTCAATCAGTCAATGTGTGGCCATCTGACTTGCGCTTGTGGATGCAACATGTTTATTTAGATTAATTTGTTTGTACGCGTGAAATGAGATATTTGTTTGAACGTACACTGTGGAAACGTTGAAGATACTTATTATATTTTCAGATATTGGGATAAGATCACACCCGTCGCTGTGTTATTTTGTTCATTTGGGCAAATTTAGGTCACATCTCACATCTATAGATGAATGTGTTCTCCACCATTTTTTTTCCTTGAGTTATTGAAAACTTATATGGCACTAGTTATGATGTCAATGATTCATTCTAATGCATAACTCCTGCTTGGGCAATTAAGTTCATGAGCATAGTAGTGTTGCTAGTTGAGTTGGCAAGTAAGTTTGTATGCTGAGCCCTAATTCAAGTTCCTTGATGCCAATTTTTATCTTAACTTTTGCTTCGTGTTTCTGGGCATAATAAGCTTCTAGCTTGTGGTCGTTCTTTGTGGCATGTGATAGATAGTATGTGATAGATAGTATTTGCTTACACACTTTTATCAAAATTTGTTTTCTTAATATGAGGTTTTATTCTTTTTATTTGTGCTAGCTTTAGTAGATCAATTCCGTTAGATGTTAAATCAACATTTTAGGTTTCCTGTAACATACTAATTTCCATACACTAATTATGGCACACCTGTTGGATCTTCAATACTTGCAGGCATCTTGATTTTGCTATTTGACCTGTGATATTCTTGTTCTGTTTACCATTGTTTATCTTTCTGTGCTTGCTTCACAATTCCATTCTGTTTTGAGACTTATGTGAATCTACAGTATCATTGAAAACTCTACAGCCTAAGGTTATATGTGTTTCTTCAGTGTGTTCCCTGTTCACGTGAGCCTTGCTGTTATGAACTCTAGTTGAACAACCCATGATGCTGTCCTGTTTGTTATGATATACTCAAAAAGATCACTctgatcttgaagttgaatctGACGTTTCTTCAACAGCTTTCTTTTATATTTATCAGACTCTAAGATAGGTTATCCTGAATTTGGACAACGCGTTATGTAAATGGAAGATGGTCTTGTATGACTGAATCTTAGTGTTTTACTATTGCCATGGCTTTGTCTTTTGACTTACATCAGCTGGGAATTTAGTGAGTTTTACCCAGCTGACCAACTAATGCTAGGTTCGATTCAGCTTCAGCCTGCCAATGAAGCACTTTGTAGAGTGACATATGAATTGTGATTTTGCTTACATGTGTCTTTTGTATCCTTTTTCAGTTAAATTCATTTGATTCTTGTGTC
The genomic region above belongs to Panicum hallii strain FIL2 chromosome 4, PHallii_v3.1, whole genome shotgun sequence and contains:
- the LOC112891152 gene encoding putative cytochrome c oxidase subunit 5b-like translates to MWKRATSLLLRRQRSALAPRSPAVSAAAAPGLCRTPAPLFFSTLDAAGMRTRVEDVMPIATGLEREEIEAELQGKKRFDMDAPVGPFGTKEAPAVIQSYYNKRIVGCPGGEGEDEHDVVWFWLEKGKPHECPVCTQYFMLDVIGGGGSPDGHDDDDDHHH